The window GGTCAGCGAGCATACCAAGGAAAAGAAGCCCATTCGCCTGCATCCCGGTTCACCGAGTCCGATCGTCTATTCGGTCACGGTGACCAACATCGGCGAGGAGTTGGCCCATTTTACGATTCAGGGCGGCGGGAACGTGTAAACGTTTCGAAGGAGGGTGCACGTGAAAGCGAAGCGGACCATGCATGTGCTGACAGATAAAAAGGGCGCGATCGTGGGAGGCGGCTTGCTCACTCCCGGCAAGGATCACAAGGGCAAACCGGTGCACATCCGGATCGAGCCGATGAAAGGGCAGTCGTTGAAAGAAGTTACCGTGCCGGCCGAACTCGCGCGTTTGGAAGGAGCGGACTTCTTCAGCCGGTTGATGTGCGAGTTTCATCTGCCACGCGGCAAGAAGGAACTGGTACGGAAAGCCACCAAACGGTAATCCGGTGGTACTCGGCGCCAGTTCGGAGAGCTATTGAGCGACCCTGGCGTTAGGCCGAGGTCCCGCCATTCTTTGCCACAAAGGCTCCTACCTTCGCGATCAATATCGAAAGCACGGTAATCATACCGAACCTCACGATTCCGAGCGGCAAGAGGTTGCCGGGACCTTGTGTCCGCAGCATGCAGGTCATGTGTCCGGCGAGGGGCGCAGCTCCCCAACATCAGGGTGTGTTGGGTTCAGGGTGCCCAAGAACGGTGGACAGTGCACAGACCACCGCAAGGCCGAGAGGCCAATACAGATCGGAATGCAGAGCCTCGCGTCTATAAGAAACTCCCCAAAGGAGGACTCCACACGACGATCCCACCGGTCACCGCTGCCACATAGAGCCAGATATCACGCCTTATCGAGCGCCCCCTTGCCGAATATGAGCGAATGGCTCGATCCAGTCTCGTCGTCAGGCTCGCGGTCTTGCCGGATCGCTATAAGCATAGTGCGCCATTTGACGTTCAGGCCATCGATGTTGGGCAGCTGAACGAAGCACGGCAGCGAAGGTACTGAAGGTAATAGCCGCCAGCTCGACAGACTCAATGGGCGCACAGAGCGACCCGTGCGAGTTCGCTCAAAGTTCATGCGGCGGCGTCGCAATATCGAACAATTGTGCAACGCGTAGGCAGGCATACGGATTGCTCAGAAGCTGGTCGTAGACGACTTGCTTTCCGGTATATGCTGCGTATGTCTCATCAACGTCGACCATTTCCCATGCTCCCTTGCATCGTTGTACTGGTTGTGATCGTTCCTGGGCTCTCGTTCTGTCTTCTCGGCCTCTTGGAGTTGATGCTCGAAAGGGAGCATGCCAGGCAGTGGACGGAACTCTCGATGCAGTTCAAGCCATTCTATTGGTGGCATTTTGTGACTCATGATGGGCGAGACCTCGGGTATGAGCATAAGGGGCCGCTACAACTCGCACTACACCCGTTTGCGATTTACGCCAATTTGCCAAATCAGCATTCCGATCATTTTTCAACCGATGCACACGGTTTTCGAATCAGTGGAGGTGATCGATCACTCGATACGCCTGCGCGAGTGGTCTTGGTGGGAGGGTCCACGGCGTTCGGGACGGGCCTCGAGAGCGATAGAGAGACGGTCGCGTCTCAGCTTGCACAACGCCTGAACGTGGAGGTCATCAATGCCGCCGTGATCGGCCATGGCTCAGGACAAGAACTCACCTATCTGCTGACCGAGTTAGTGGATTTACACCCTGACGTGGTCATCGCATTGGATGGGTGGAATGACTATTACAAGCACCTTGAGGTTCGTGATCCGCATCTGCTCGGGATGAACGGGTTCGATGAGATCGAGGACCAGTTGGTTGCCTCGGCACAGCTCAGTGACTCCGCGCTGCTCACTCGTCTCTACGCCCTTCCCCGTATAGTGTTCCCGCGACTTGTCACTCGCGTACGACACTCGCGAATCGGACTCTGGATGGGGTGGTTCACGCGAGAGGAGATACCGCCGCAGCCGCTGGATCTGGCCGCAAGCCGTTATGCCGACAATCTCATCAAGATGCATAAACTTGGAGGCGCATTTGACTTTCAATTTCTTGCGGTCATGCAGCCGGACGTGGATCGCGGGGCAGACTATCAACGGTTCCGTGCGAGGGCCGAGTCTCTGTTGGCTCGTGAAGGCGTGAGGGTTTTGAACCTGGGGGAGCGTCAGGAATTTCTTCCCTCCATGTTCCTCGATACGATGCACCTTGACGGAGCCGGACACGGTCTTATGGCAGACCTCATTGCTCGAACGATTCGACACGAACATCTGTTGGCCAGCGCGCAGGGGACAATCGTCCCGGAAGTCATCCGGTGATCGACTCGTGTGAAAGCGATCCCTCAAGAGGCAGGTGCGCGTGATCAACGATCGTCAGGCAGTGTGAAGTTGCGCCATCCGTCTGGTTTTGGGAAGGGGCGGCCATAGGCGCTGAGAGAATATGCTCGTGGCCTGATGGGGCGAAGTTGGCTTGATACACATCCGGTTGCCCCGGTCATGCGTTGAAGGAGTCCTGCAACATTCGATGCGATGTCTCGGTTGAACCAAGCCGCAATACCTGCCGAACTCGCGCGAATGGAATCCGTTCCGCTCACTCGCGTACCCGTTCGGGCCTGAGGGCGGGACGTCCCCGCTGCAGGAGGAACCAGCCGTAGCACAGGAACAGCACCGTGAAGTTTGGGATGAGGATGGCCGACTGGTTCCATTGCCACCCGTCGAATTTCCAATCAAAAAGCGGCCAGAGAAACGGCGTCGGGAAGAAAGCAAAGGAATGGGTGGGAATGTCGACCAACACGTGCAAGCCCCAGGCGCCGAGCTCCCAGACCGGCTTCTTTGTGAGAGCCCAGAGCAGGGCAAAGACGGCAAGAAACAGCACGAAACTATGGGTGACATTGTAGAGATGATGCACATAGGGCGGGATGGTGGATTCCGGCGGTGTCCCATGGCTGAAATCCGGCTGCGGCGACAGCCCCAGCGCGGCGGCGACCCACAGGATGCCGAACGAGAACAGATCCGGCGCCAGACCGATTGCGAAGGCCAGCCAAAAGCTCGCGCGACTCTTCCGCCCGAAAGCCAACGCGCCCCATAGGCCGTGAGATACGATATCCATGCTTCGCCGCTCCTTACCGGATTAGCCGCGCACTCATTATAATGGGAGCTGTGACGATGAGGCCACTTCGCGATGGTTCTAACGCCGAAACGGGCGGCAGCGGCGAAATGTTCTCACGATCGTGGCCGCTCCCATCAGCGGCGCCATACCGCGAACGACTCAGACGAATCGGCTGCGTTCTTCGGCAGTGGGGACCCGGCAAGATGGGGCCTTGCCCATAAGTCGGTAGCGGTGGCGCGCCACATAGTTGTACATCACGTCGCGCAGGGGGCGGGGTATCAGGCAGAATAGCGAGAGCAACGGCCAGCCGCCGGAAAGTTGTCGGACGATTCTCAAGGCCGCGGTGGATTTGGTAAACACGCGGCCGCGTTCCAGCAGAACAAACGTCTCGAAATCCCGGGCGGGCAATTCGAGCAGCTTCAGCAACTCCTGGCCCTTATCGGATTGCAGGGTGGCGAAGTGAAAGCGGCCTCGGTCGCGAGCCATCGTGAAATTGATCCAGGCATTGCACCAGTTGCAGATGCCGTCGAAGACAATCACCCGCTCCAGCCCCGCCCATTCATGTGTCGTGGGATCGATTCTCAGGCTCATGCGCATCATTGTACCCGACTGAGCTGCAAAACGGCGGCGGCAGTTCCTGCGGGCTTCCTTGCCCATTTGGGGGTGAGGGCGTGCGTGATGGTTCCGTTCCTGTAGATATCTCTTACGGTACGGACGTCGCCCCGTCGTTGTCTTCCCCAGGAGGACTCGGCTGGAACGGTTTCGATCTGGGCTTTCATCTCTCCGGTCGTTACACGTTCGACACGGCCACGGTAAGATGGGGTTCGCCATCGTTTCCGAACTCCACGACTCCCATTCCCTCAACCGTGTTTGCCATCCATCCAGTCGTGGTTCGTTCCGCGAGCATGTCCGCCGGAGACTTCGGGACACAATTCCGACCAGGCATGTGTCGGCTACTTCCAGGCTTGGATGCAAATCTCCAACACCCCCGCGCATACCGTTCGCTCATATTTGTTCAAGCTCTGAGAGCGGTGCCACAGCGTGGAGTGCTTTCACCGGTTCCAGTGCGACTCTCATCTGGCATGCGGGAGGAAAAACCTGATGCGGAAGGCGAGGAAGTAGGCGCGGCGATACTCAGTGGACAGCGGCGGCCTTGACGAGATGCCAGAGATTCTCGGCGAGCCACCGTGAATCTTTAAAGAGGTGTGCCAGTTCAGAGGTCACGATGAAAAATGCGGGATAGAACAGGTGCGGGCTGGAGTGGCTCCACTTCAGGATGTCGTCGAGTAATGGTCGGCTCAGGCCGCGGCATTTCCAGGTTATGATCACGGCGGTCACGCCCAGCAGC is drawn from Nitrospira sp. and contains these coding sequences:
- a CDS encoding DUF393 domain-containing protein; translation: MSLRIDPTTHEWAGLERVIVFDGICNWCNAWINFTMARDRGRFHFATLQSDKGQELLKLLELPARDFETFVLLERGRVFTKSTAALRIVRQLSGGWPLLSLFCLIPRPLRDVMYNYVARHRYRLMGKAPSCRVPTAEERSRFV